Proteins from a single region of Orcinus orca chromosome 20, mOrcOrc1.1, whole genome shotgun sequence:
- the LOC125962661 gene encoding zinc finger protein 82 homolog isoform X3 codes for MERIKNHGLNRLILKNDWESRRKFEGQEEYFNQVKITSQKVSSYQKYSSFSSHQRLHFVEKPYECKECGKAFRVRQQLTFHHRIHTGEKPYECKECGMAFRQTAHLTRHQRLHSGEKLYECKECGESFICGPDLRVHQKIHIGEKPYECKECGKAFRVRGQLTLHQRIHTGEKPYVCTECGKAFRQYAHLTRHQKLNIADKLYECKECGKAFLCGSGLRVHHKLHTGEKPYECKECGKAFRVRQQLTLHQRIHTGEKPYECKECGKTFSRGYHLILHHRIHTGEKPYECKECWKAFSRYSQLISHQSIHIGVKPYDCKECGKAFRLLSQLTQHQSIHIGEKPYKCKECGKAFRLRQKLTLHQSIHTGEKPFECKECRKAFRLNSSLIQHLRIHSGEKPYECKECKKAFRQHSHLTHHLKIHNVKI; via the coding sequence ATGGAGAGAATTAAAAACCATGGCCTTAAcagactcattttaaaaaatgattgggAGTCCAGAAGAAAATTTGAAGGACAAGAGGAATATTTCAATCAAGTGAAAATTACATCTCAAAAAGTGTCCTCTTACCAAAAATACTCATCTTTTTCTTCACATCAGAGACTTCATTTTGtcgagaaaccctatgaatgtaaggaatgtgggaaggcctttagAGTACGCCAACAACTTACCTTTCATCACagaattcatactggtgagaaaccttatgaatgtaagGAGTGTGGGATGGCCTTTAGACAGACAGCACATCTTACTCGACATCAGAGACTTCATTCTGGTGAAAAACtctatgaatgtaaggaatgtggagaATCTTTCATATGTGGCCCAGACCTTAGAGTACATCAAAAAATTCATATTGGtgagaaaccttatgaatgtaaagaatgtgggaaagccttcagagTTCGTGGACAACTTACTCTACATCAGAGgattcatactggtgagaaaccctatGTATGTAcagaatgtgggaaggcctttagACAGTATGCACACCTTACTCGACATCAGAAGCTTAATATTGCTGACAAACTCtatgaatgtaaagaatgtgggaaggccttttTGTGTGGCTCTGGCCTTAGGGTACATCACAAACTTCATACgggtgagaaaccctatgaatgtaaagaatgtgggaaggcctttagAGTACGACAGCAACTGACACTCcaccagagaattcatactggtgagaaaccctatgaatgtaaggaatgtggaaagACTTTTAGTCGTGGTTATCATCTTATTCTACATCACagaattcatactggtgagaaaccgtatgaatgtaaggaatgctGGAAGGCCTTTAGTCGTTACTCACAACTTATTTCACACCAGAGTATTCATATTGGTGTTAAACCCTATGACTGTAAGGAATGTGGTAAGGCCTTTAGACTACTCTCACAACTTACACAACATCAGAGTATTCATATTGGTGAGAAACCTTATAAATGTAAGGAATGCGGGAAGGCCTTTAGATTGCGCCAAAAACTTACTCTACATCAGAGCATTCACACTGGTGAAAAGCCCtttgaatgtaaggaatgtaGGAAGGCCTTTAGGCTTAATTCATCTCTTATTCAGCATCTGAGAATTCATTCtggtgagaaaccctatgaatgtaaggaatgtaaGAAGGCCTTTAGACAACATTCACACCTTACCCATCATCTGAAAATtcataatgtaaaaatataa